The Microterricola viridarii genome segment TCGCGGCCGGCGTCGGCGGCACGGTCTCGCTCGAGGTCGGCGGCCGCGTCGACGGTGGCCCGTCCGGCCCCGTCGCCATCACCGGCGAGGTGTTCTCCATCACCGAGGGCGACTCGGATGCCGGCATCCAGGTCGTCGTCAAGGCCGGCGGCGTGCACGCCATCATCACGGAACGGCGGAAGCCCTTCCACCACATTCACGACTTCACCCAGCTCGGCATCGACCCGAACCAGATGGACATCGTGTTCGTCAAGATCGGCTATCTCGAGCCCGAGCTCTACGCGCTGACCACTGGCGCCATCGAGGGGGAGCGCTGGAAGCTGGCCCTCACCCCCGGCGGCGTGGACCAGGACCTGCTGCGTCTCGGCCACTCGCACCTGGAACCGGGGGTCTTCCCCTTCGACACGACAGGCACGCCCGCGCTGCGCGCCGTCATCACCCGCCGCACGGCAGATGGAATCGAGACCCTCTAATGCTGAACTTCGAGAGCCGCGTCGGACCCGACTTCGGCGCCAACGGCCCCACCTACCCCGACGCTCAGGTGCCGGAGTGGTACCGCGATGCCAAGCTCGGCTTCTTCGTGCACTGGGGCCTCTACTCCGTGCCCGCCTGGGGCACCCCGACCGGCACCCGCAACGTGCCGACGGAGGACGCCTACGCGCACCACCAGTACGCCGAGTGGTACGGCAACACCGTGCGTATCGCCGGCAGCCCCACTTGGGAGCGCCACCAGGAGCAGTACGGCACCGGAACCAGCTACGAAGACCTCGCCGATCTCTGGAACGCCGACGCCTTCGACCCGCAGGCCTTCGTCGGCTCGCTCGTCGACGCGGGCGCCCGCTACGTCATCCCGACCACCAAGCACCACGAGGGCTTCTGCCTGTGGGGCACCGAGACGACGCCGTTCAACGCCGTCAACCGCGGCCCGAAGCGCGACCTGATCAGCGAGATCGCCCGCGAGACCCGTGCCGCCGGCCAGCGCTTCGGCGTGTACTTCTCCGGCGCACTCGACTGGCACGTCAGCGAGTTCCCGCCCATCGAGTCGGACACCGACCTGTTCCGCTACCGCCGCAACGACGAGCAGTTCTCGCGCTACAGCGCGGCCCAGCTCGAAGAGCTGATCGAGCGATTCGAACCCGACATCCTCTGGAACGACATCGACTGGCCCGACGGCGGCAAGGGGCACGACCCCTACGCCGTCGCGGCCCTGCTCGAGCGCTACCTCGACAAGATCCCGCACGGCGTGGTCAACGACCGTTGGGGTGTGCCCTACCACGGCTTCATCACGCGCGAGTATCGGCATGTCGAGAACATCATCGAGCAGCCGTGGGAATCCACCCGTGGTCTCGGCTACTCCTTCGGCTACAACCAGGTCGAGGGCCCTGAGCACACGCTCTCCGGCGACGCCCTGATCCGCCTGCTCGTTGACGTGGTGAGCAAAAACGGCAACCTGCTGATCAACGTCGGCCCGCGCGCCGACGGCTCCATCCCCGAGCTGCAGCAGCAGAGCATGGCCGCCATGGGCAGCTGGCTCCGCGGCAACGGCGAGGCCATCTACGGCACGCGGCCGTGGCAGCGTGCCGGCGAGACCGGCCAGGCCGTCTCGTACACGCAGAATGACGGCACGCTGTTCCTGCAGGCGACGGATGCCAGCACCGGCGAGGTGGCGCTGCCCGCCGAGTACCAGGCCGGTTCGCTGGTGCACTGGCTCGGCCAGGGCGGATCGCAGCCGGCCGAGGTGCTGGCCGCGACGCCTGGCTCCGGCGCCCGCCTCGTCGTGCCCGAGGCACTGCGCGGCTCGCCCGTTGCGGTGGCCGTTCTCGCCGACCCGCTAGCGTGAACCACATGACCTCGAAGAGCCCCGCACTAGAACTCGCCGTCCAGGACCTCGATGGGGTGCACACCGCGCTCCGGGTCGGGGCCAACCGGATCGAGCTGTGCGGCGCGCTCGGCGTCGGCGGGCTCACCCCGTCGATCGGCATCATCGAGCAGGCCGTCGAGGCGGCAGCGCTCGCCGGCGCCGACGGCTTCGTGCACGTTTTGGTGCGCCCGCGGCCCGGCGGCTTCGTCTACACGGCGGCTGAGGTCGAGACGACCATCCGCGATATCCGCGCGGCGCGAGCGGCCGGCGCGGGCGGCGTAGTGATCGGGGCGTTGACGGCATCCGGCCTCGTCGACAAGGCCGTCACGGCCGAGTTGCTCGCCGCGGCCGAGGGCATGCAGGTCACCTTCCACCGCGCCATCGACGCCGTCGAGTCGCCGCTGCAGACCGCCGACGTCCTTGTCGGCCTGGGCCTGACCCGGGTGCTCACCTCGGGTGGCGCAGCCCGCAGCATCGACGGCATCCAGACGCTCGGCGCGCTCAAGCAGCACGTGGGCGACCGA includes the following:
- a CDS encoding alpha-L-fucosidase, producing the protein MLNFESRVGPDFGANGPTYPDAQVPEWYRDAKLGFFVHWGLYSVPAWGTPTGTRNVPTEDAYAHHQYAEWYGNTVRIAGSPTWERHQEQYGTGTSYEDLADLWNADAFDPQAFVGSLVDAGARYVIPTTKHHEGFCLWGTETTPFNAVNRGPKRDLISEIARETRAAGQRFGVYFSGALDWHVSEFPPIESDTDLFRYRRNDEQFSRYSAAQLEELIERFEPDILWNDIDWPDGGKGHDPYAVAALLERYLDKIPHGVVNDRWGVPYHGFITREYRHVENIIEQPWESTRGLGYSFGYNQVEGPEHTLSGDALIRLLVDVVSKNGNLLINVGPRADGSIPELQQQSMAAMGSWLRGNGEAIYGTRPWQRAGETGQAVSYTQNDGTLFLQATDASTGEVALPAEYQAGSLVHWLGQGGSQPAEVLAATPGSGARLVVPEALRGSPVAVAVLADPLA
- a CDS encoding copper homeostasis protein CutC, which encodes MTSKSPALELAVQDLDGVHTALRVGANRIELCGALGVGGLTPSIGIIEQAVEAAALAGADGFVHVLVRPRPGGFVYTAAEVETTIRDIRAARAAGAGGVVIGALTASGLVDKAVTAELLAAAEGMQVTFHRAIDAVESPLQTADVLVGLGLTRVLTSGGAARSIDGIQTLGALKQHVGDRLQIMAGGGVRVEDIGALLAAGVDAVHLSAKVTVADPSPSGPGGGAQSYDKTDGDVAAAAAAAVLAATLEA